The genomic window ttgttcatATTTATGATTTTCTTAAACTTGATGAATGGATACAAGAATCTTAAACGAAACAGTTACAGTATTTATTTGTagcaatgatagaaaaaaaaaaaacatttataatagtTAATGACTTCCTCTATACCAGTACCCTTTTTATTAACTTTATGTAACAGTCAAGCCGATTGTCATTACCCATTAAACCATTAATCCACGTAATTTGCACTAATGAAGGTTATCCTCTTTTGATGTAGGTAGTTCCAAAGTTACACTTTTCCTAAATCTGCAGCGCTTACAGTGCAAACAATACAATTccaaaacaattacacacacttaGATTGTCAGTGATCCTTTTACTGCTACTTCATTGGCTAAAATTGTACTTCTAGATATCTGCAGTCACATATTTCTCTGTACTACACATTTCTATACTAAATTAGACATCTCGACCAATGACTTTGTTTTCTTGAAGATGAGCCAAAAAGAAGCAAGTCTCGTAATAACGTGTTTTATAAGAAGCAATTATGGTCAGCAAACCAGTCGCAAAGCTGATAAATGGCGCATTCACCGTTCATAAACAAGTACAAGTTGTATGTAGTCATCCATCGCGCCACAAGAGGGCAAGAGGGCAAGTTTCCATTACACTCTAAAATCTGTTCAATAACTCATCTACTTTTTCCAGTTAGTATGCATTAGCACCCACGCACTTAGAGGACTCGAGAGTCATTTAATTTCTTCAGTATACCAAAATAAATAAGAGATCTTTCTCATCAATATGCGAGATCAACTAACAAAGGTCaacatattagttattatttgcCCAAGAACGTAATCACGTGTAATAGAAAACCCAAGGAAAGTGACGAGAACTGATAGCATATTCTAAAATATTGAAAGTGTGTTCTCATGAGATAAACCATTTCCTTCCTTATTAGCTTTCACTTATAAAGCATCTGTAACAAAGGAATAATCAGTCAGATGTATGTGTTTGGTGACATTGGAAATATGATTGATGCTGATGCGATTTTAAATTACTTGTTCTCACTGCCATCACATCTAATATCCCAAGATTACAAATTATAATGCTACTTTTCTATTACATCTTCAGTGCAGTTGATATCCTTTTCATTAACACTTtaatatataatcttatacataTCAGAAAaatcatgcatatgtgtatgcatgtgtgtgtttgtgtgtgtgtgtgcgtttacgctGTCACAGATGCACAGAATTAGaagaaaacaagcacacacatatatgtgtgcataaatatgtgtatgtatttgaacaaatatattacattaatatatatatgtatatatgtatgtatgtatatatgtatatatgtattacacacacgcgcgcacaaacatacacacacacatatatatctatgtataaatgtatgtatatgaatatatatacacatatacatgtatatatatatgtgtgtgtaatatgtattcatatacatatgtgtctctgttatatatataaacatatatatatattcatattgatatatgtgtgtgtaaatatgtgtgtgtgtattcatatatatatatatatatatatatatatatatatccatgtttacatgattgtatatataatatatataaatccatataaatatatatatatatgtatatatatgaatatatatatatatatatatatattatacataaataaatatatatatctatatacatgaatatatatatatatatatatatatatatatatatgtatatatatgactatgtaaataaatataaatgcatatatatatatatatatatatatgtatatatatgactatgtaaatatatataaatgcatatatatatatatatatatatatatatatatatatgatatattaatatatattatatgtacattatgtatatatatatgcacaggcacacacacatgtatagatatatgtatttatgtattatatatgtatattactcacacacacatgtatatatgtattttacctatatatatatatatatatatatatatatatatatatatgtccgtacacacacatatatatatatatatatatatatatatataaatgtccgtacatatatgtacatatacattatatatatatgtatatatatatatgtccgtacatatatatatatatatatatatatatatatatatgttcgtacatatatgtatattatatatatatatatatatatatatatatgtccgtacatatatgtacatatacattatatatgtatatatattacatgtgtatgttatatgaaaaaaaatacatttgcatatatatatatttatatcggtTGCATACTCATatagagaaaaagtgaaggaggctaataagggaggaaagggctGATCTCACAGGGACACGTTTCAAATATTTCAGAATATTTAGATGAGGAATCTAAAGTACTGtatcgataatggtaatgataatcgacTTGACTGTTATATACAGTTACTGAAAAGGTTACTTGTATAAAGGAAGTCATAAACTATTTTAAATATGTTCCTATCGTTAGTAAAAATAAATACTGTAACTGATAGTGACACCTAATGCACCACTCACATGCATTTCCTTCACAGAAACTGATAGTGTTATATAGCAAGTACTTCGCTTAAGATTCTTGTATTCGTTTTTCaagtttaagaaaataaatatgaataaatgatataCGGGTAATAAGAAGTCCTCATATAACACGTATACTATTGTAATTAcagacaatataaaaataaaacacagttAATGCTCAAACATAAGTCGGAGCTGGTAACATATTTCATATACTCCTTATGGTCCACTATAAAGTGTGGAAGGCGCAGGACTTCCACCGCCGAtaccacctccacttccgcctccaaaaccacctccacttccacctccaaaaccacctccacttccgcctccaaaaccacctccacttccgcctccaaaaccacttccacttccgcctccaaaaccaccACCGATGCCAACGCCAATACCGCCCCCAATTCCACCTCCGAATCCGCCTCCAATTCCACCTCCGAATCCGCCTCCAGTACCTCCTCCGAATCCGCCTCCAATGCCACCTCCGATTCCGCCTCCACTGCCACCACCTCCCACAACTTGACCGCCACCTTGAGAGGCAGCACCAAGCGCAGTTTGCAGGTCTACTCCTCCAGGAAGTGTTGGGTTCTCTCCTTCTGCGTAGTTCACGAAGAACACTTCGGGATCCGAAGGTGGTGGCGCTGGCACCTCGATCACTTGCTGACCTTGTTCCGACTGCTTGTTAAGGACGAACAAGACATGTTGTTGCCTTGGAGGAGGAACGACGATGGGGTCTGGTCCTTGAGCACCATCAGGAATTCTGACGAAAACAATATTTCGTTCGAGTTTAGGTTTTGGTACATTCGCTGGACGACTGGAAGAAGCTTGATTTGGTGGCACATCATACAAGAACACACGACTGTTCACTTGAGGTGTGACGCAGCTGCCATCCACGTGTCGCACTTGTCCACCGCCACAACCGCCGGCGTTAAAGGATGGCCCGGAGGGAGTCGGTAGGTTGTATCCCTGTGGGGCAGCAGATGCAGCAGCCACCAGTGCTAAGATCTTCGAGGAGAAAgacatttttcttatatatatatatatatatatcaatataaatcaaGAACTTACTGAAAAATATTCAAGAACATAATTCGTGACAGCATGAGATTATTCTACTTACCAGAAGCTTCATGCTGGTTGTCTATGACTTCCGATTAAGTGACGCCATATATATACTGACTGGTATTGCTCCTCCTACATgatgtctttcctttctcctttaataTACAAATCATTGTTGAAATCGTTACTTGAATTtagaaatgctttttttttttttttttttttttttttttcatagggcatgctgtaaatgtgtataagtatgcatgtatgtatgtgcatgagtaaataaatatatatatatatatatatagtatatataatatatataatgcgcatatataaaatatataatgcatatatataatatatatagtgtatatatataatctatataatgcacatacatatatatatataatgcatatatataatatatatatatataatgcatatatatatataatatatatatttgatatacattatatatatttatacatactatatacacaatatagctaatatgtatattcatatataaaatatttacataatatatgcatatgtatatatacacatgtatataatacatataaggcataatgcatatatatattatatattagattaatatacatatatacataaaatctgtatttatacatatgaatatatatattacaaatatatacatacacatgaatatatatgtatatatatgtgtatatatataaatgcatatacacatatatgttatatattaatatataatatatatacatatattatgtatatataaacaggcacacacacacacacacacacacacacacacatatatctatttatgtattatatatgtatattactcacacacatacatatatattagatatatatgcccatacttatatgtaaatatacattatatatgtatatatattatatgtgtatgttatatacacataaatacttttgcatatatatgtgtatatatgtatatcagttatatacatatatagaaagagaaggagacacctATATGGATACAACACGGATGATTTTCTGATAGGAAATGTTAATGAAAAGGATTTTAACTTCACTAAAATTGCTGTAATACAGATGTAATACAATTAGATTTGATAGCAGTAGGAGGAAGTAAGTCAAAATCATATTAACATCGATTATACTAACAATACCAAAAGCATACACCTGTCTGCTTATTCCTTAATTATGGATGCTCTGTAAGTGAAGGAAGctaatgagggaggaaagggtttaTTTCACATGGACACCTTTCCAATATTTCAGAATATGCAATCAGTTCTTGTCACTTGTGGACTTTCTATCCTGTTCTTGGGGAAATATTAACAAATATGTTGACCCTACTTGGTTAATTGATCTCGCGTACAGATGAGAAAAATCTCTGACTTATTTTGGTAGACTGAAGAAATAAGATGACTCTCGAGTTCAGTTAATGCATTGGTACTATTGCATACTAACTGGAAAAGGTAGATGAGTTATTGCACAGATTTTAGAGTGTAATGGAAAACTTATTATACTCCCTCTGTGATAACCTTTAAGTTAGGGTTTGCCCTCTTTTGGCGCGATGGATGACTACATATTGTGCATGAAATACAACTTGAACTTGTTTATGAACGGTGAATACGTCATTTATCAGCTTTGCGACTGGTTTCCTGACCAGGATTGCTTCTTTATAAAACATGTTATTACGAGACTTGCTTCTTTTTGGCTCATCTTCAAGAAAACAAAGTCATTGTTAGATGTTGGTCGAGATATTGTCTCATCTTGTATAAAAATGCGCACAGTAGAAAAATGTGACTACGGTTTTCTAGATATACAACTTTAGTCATTAAAGTAGCAGTAAAATTATCACTGCCAATCTTCGTGTAATTGTTTTCTAAATGTATTTTTGCACTGTAAGCGCTGCAGATGAAACTGCCAACATCAAAAGGGAATAAGCTTCACGAGGGGAAATTACGtagattggtaaaaaaaaaaaaaaaaaaaaaaaaaaaaaaaaaaatgaatgcaggCAAAGGATGATGATTTTATGTTACTGtatcgataatggtaatgataatcagatTGACTTATATACAGTAACTGAAAAGGGTACATGTATAAAGGAAGTCATAAACTATCATAAATATTCTCCTATCGTTTGTATAGATACTGTAACTGATAGTGACACCTAATGCACCACTCACATGCATTTCCTTTACAGTGCTTCGCTCAAGATTCTTGAATTCGTTCTTCAAgtttaagaaaataattatgaataaataataaatggttAATAAGAAGTCCTCATATAACAcgtatactattataattatagacaaaataaacataaaaacagttAATGCTCAAACATAAGTCGGAGCTGATAACATATTCCATATACTCTTTATGGTCCACTATAAAGTGTGGAAGGCGCAGGAGGACTGTAACTTCCACCGCCGAtaccacctccacttccgcctccaaaaccacctccacttccgcctccaaaaccacctccacttccgctTCCAAAACCACCACCGATGCCACCGCCAGTACCGCCTCCGAATCCGCCTCCAATACCTCCTCCGAATCCGCCTCCAGTACctcctccaaatccgcctccaatGCCACCTCCGATACCACCACCAGCTCCTCCACtgccaccacctccaacaacttGACCGCCACCTTGAGAGGCAGTACCAAGCGCAGTTTGGAGGTCTACTCCTCCAGGAAGAGTTGGGTTCTCTCCTTCTGCGTAGTTCACGAAGAACACTTCGGGATCCGAAGGTGGTGGCGCTGGCACCTCGATCACTTGCTGACCTTGTTCCGACTGCTTGTTAAGGACGAACAAGACATGTTGTTGCCTTGGAGGAGGAACGACGATGGGTTCAGGACCTTGAGCACCATCAGGAAGTCTGACGAAAACAATATTTCGTTCGAGTTTAGGTTTTGGAACGTTCGCTGGCCGACTGGAAGAAGCTTGATTTGGTGGCACATCATACAAGAACACACGACTGTTCACTTGAGGTGTGACGCAGCTGCCATCCACGTGTCGCACTTGTCCACCACCACAACCGCCGGCGTTAAAGGATGGCCCGGAGGGAGTGGGTAGGTTGTAACCCCGCAGGGCAGCAGATGCAGCAGCCACCAGTGCTAAAATCTTTTAGAACAAAGAcagttttcttaaaaaaaataacaacatactgAAAAATATTCAAGAACATACTTCGACATACTACGTGACAGCATGAGTTTGTTTTACTTACCAGAAGCTTCATGCTGGTTGTCTATGACTTCCGATCAAGTGAcgccatatatatacactgtctgCTATTGCTCCTCCTACTTgatgtctttcctttctcctttaataCACAAATCATTGTTGAAATCGTTACATGAATTTAGAAATGCTATTTCTCATAGGGCatgctgtatatgtttatatgtatacatgcttgtatgtgcacgagtaaataaatatatatactatatataatatatatataaatgcatatatataatatacgtaatatgtatatatatatacgttatatatatttatatatataatacatacacaatatagctaatatatatatatattcatatacattatctatataaaatatatacataatatgttcatatgtatataaacatgtatataatatatataatgcatacatatattatatatatgttatatacatatatatatattatatacatatatgtatattatatacatatatgaatatatacataaatatatgtatatatatgaatatatatattacataaataaataaatatatatatatatacaggaatatatgtatatatatataactatgtaaatatatataaatacatatatacatatatgatatattaatatatattatatatacattatgtatatatacacacaggcacacacacatgtatagatatatgtatttctgtattatatatgtatattactcacacacacatgtatatatgtatattattatatacatttgtccgttcatatatgtatatatatgtccgtacatatatgtacatataaattaaatatgtatatatattatatgtatatgttatatgcacaGAAAtacatttccatatgtatatatatttatatcagttgcatacttatatagagaaagagacacttatattcatacatacacggaTGATTGttctgatatattatatatgtatatatattatatgtatatgttatatgcacaaaaatacatttgcttataaatatatttatatcagttgcatacttatatagagaaagagacacctatattcatacatacacggaTGTTTTTCTGATATGAAGTTGCTGTAATTGCTGTAATACAgatgtaatataattatatgtcaTAGCAGTAGTAGGAAGTCAAAATCATATTAACATCGATTTTACTAACATTACCAAAAGCATACACCTGTCTGGTTATTCCTTAATTTCAGATGCTTTGTAAGTGAAGAAGGCTAATAAGGAAGGCATGGGTTTATCTCACAGGGACACGTTCCCAATATTTCAGAATATGCAATTAGTTCTCGTCACTTGGGAATTTTCTATCACTCGTGATCACGTTCTTggggaaataataacaaatatgtcgACCTTACTTGGTTAGTTGATCTCGCGTACTGATGAGAAAAATCTCTGACTTATTTTGGTAGACTGAAGAAATTAAATGACTCTTGAGTCCTGTGAATGCGTCCTTTTTCAGCTCTGCGACTGGTTTCCTGACCATGATTGTTTCTTTACAAAACATGTTATTACGAGACTTGCTTCTTTTTGGCTCATCTTCAAGAAAACAAAGTCATTGTTAGATGTTGGTCGAGATATTGTCTCATCTAGTATAAAAATGCgtactgaagaaaaaaatgtgactACGGTTATCTAGAAATACAACTTTAGCCTCTGAAGTAGCAGTAAAAGGATCACTGACAAtctacgtgtattttttttttttattaattgtatttttacACTGTAAGCGCTGTAGTATTTGGAAAAGTGTAATTTTGAAACTGCCAACATCTAAATGGGATAAGCTTCAGGAGGGCAAATTACGTAGATTGATGGtttaataggtaaaaaaaaaaaaaaaataataataataatgcaggcaAAAGATGATGTATGTAAAGTACTgtatcgataatagtaatgataatcggcTTGACTGTTATATACAGTTACTGAAAAGGGTACTTGTATAAAGGAAGTCATaaactattataaatattttatcgtTAGTAAAAATAAATACTGTAACTGATAGTGACACCTAATGCACCACTTACATGCATATCCTTTACAGAAACTGATAGTGTTATATAACAAGTGTTTCGCTTAAGATTCTTGTATCCGTTCATCaagtttaagaaaataaatattaataaatgataaatgggtAATAAGAAGTCCTCATATAACACGTATACTATTGTAATTATagacaatataaacaaaacacagtTAAAACTCAAACATAAGTCGGAGCTGGTAACATATTTCATATACTCTTTATGGTCCACTATAAAGTGCGGAAGGCGCAGGAGGACTGTAACTTCCACCGCCGAtaccacctccacttccgcctccaaaaccacctccacttccgcctccaaacccacctccacttccgcctccaaaaccacctccacttccgcctccaaaaccacctccacttccgcctccaaaaccaccGCCAATACCGCCTCCAATTCCACCACCGATACCACCGCCAATACCACCTCCGAATCCGCTTCCAGTACCTCCTCCGAATCCGCCTCCAATGCCACCTCCGATTCCGCCTCCACTGCCACCACCTCCCACAACTTGACCGCCACCTTGAGAGGCAGCACCAAGCGCAGTTTGGAGGTCTACTCCTCCAGGAAGAGTTGGGTTCTCTCCTTCTGCGTAGTTCACGAAGAACACTTCGGGATCCGAAGGTGGTGGCGCTGGCACCTCGATCACTTGTTGACCTTGTTCCGACTGCTTGTTAAGGACGAACAAGACATGTTGTTGCCTTGGAGGAGGAACGACGATGGGTTCTGGTCCTTGAGCACCATCAGGAAGTCTGACGAAAACAATATTGCGTTCGAGTTTTGGTTTTGGGACGTTCGCTGGCCGACTAGAAGAAGCTTGATTTGGTGGCACATCATACAAGAACACACGACTATTCACTTGAGGTGTGACGCAGCTGCCATCCACGTGTCGCACTTGTCCACCGCCACATCCGCCGGCGTTAAATGATGGCCCGGAGGGAGTCGGTAGGTTGTAACCCTGTGGGGCAGCAGATGCGGCAGCCACCAGTGCTAAGAtcttcaagaaaaaataaatttttactTAATGCATACTGAAAAATATTCAAGAACATAATTCGCGACAGCATGAGACAGTATTGCTTACCAGAAGCTTCATGCTGGTTGTCTATGACTTCCGATCATGTGACGCCATATATATACTGACTGGTATTGCTCCTCCTACATgatgtctttcctttctcctttaataTACAAATCATTGTTGACACCGTTACATGAActtggaaatgtttttttttgtttgtttttttcattgggCATGTTGTAAATGTGTATTAGTATcatttacgtatgtgtatgactaaataaatatatatatatataaagtacatataaaatatataatgcatatatataatatatatataatgcatatatataatatatatataatgcatatatatatagaaaatgcatatatataatatacgtattaaatgtatttatatataatatatacacaacatagctaatatataaaaatatattcatatacatcatatataaaatatatacataatatgtacatatgtatatatacacatatataatacatataatgcatatgtatattatatattagattcatatacatatttacataatatatgtatgtatacatatgaatatatatgttacatatatatatatatatatatatatatatatacacgcatgaatatatatgtatatatatgtgtatatataaatgcatatatacatacattatgtatatttatatacaggcacacatatatatttatgtattatatatgtatattactcacacacatacatatatatatattacatataaatgtccgtacatatatatacatatacattatatatgtatatatattatatgtctatgttatatacacataaatacttttgcatatttatgtgcatatatgtatatcagtttatatatttatatatatatatatatatatatatatatatatatatatatatattatatatatgttgagaaAAAGAGACACCTACATGCATCCAACACGAATGACTTTCTGATATGAAGTGTTAATGAAAAGGATTTTAACTACACCCAAATTGCTGTAATACAGATATAGTATAATTAAATGTGAAAGCAGTAGGAGGAAGGAAgtcaaaatcatatatacatcgATTATACTAACAATAGCAAAAGCATACATCTGTCTGGTTATTCCTTAATTACAAATGCTTTGTAAGTGAAGGAGGCTAATATGGGAGGAAAGGGTTTATCTCAAGGAACACACTTCCAAAATTTCAGAATATGCAATCAGTTCTCGTCACTTGTGGACTTTCTATCACTCGTGATCGCGTTCTAGGGggaaataataactaatatgttGACCCTTTTGGTTAGTTGATCTCGCGTAGTGATGAGAAAAATCTCTGACTTATTTTGGTAGACTGAAGAAATTAAATGACTTTCGAGTCCTGTAAGTGCATGGGTGCTAATGCATACTAACTGGAAAAGGTAGATGAGTTATTGCACAGATTTAAGAGTGTAGTGGAAAACTAATACCACTCCTTCTGTGATAACCTTTAAGTTAGGGCTTGCCCTCCTGTGGCGCGATGGATTTCTACATAATGTGCTTTAAATACAACTTGAACTTGTTTATTAACGACGAATGCGTCATTTATCAGCTTTGCCACTGGTTTTCTGACCATGATTGCTTCTTTATCAAACATGTTATTACGAGACTTGCTTCTTTTTGGCTCATCTTCAAGAAAACGAAGTCATTGTTAGATGTATATCGATATAATGTCTCATTTAGTATAAAAAATGCGTACAGTAGAAAAATGTGTGACTACGGTTATCTAGAAAAAACAAATTTAGCGTCTGAAGTAGCAGTAAAAGGATCACTGACAATCTACGTGTAAttgttttttaattgtatttctgCATTGTGCATGCTGCAGAATTTGTAAAAGTGAAGCTTTGAAACTGCCAACATCAAAAGGGGATAAGCTTACCAGAAGCATCATGCTTGTGGAGGGCAAATTACGTAGATTGATGGTtaagtaggtaaaaaaaaaaaaaaaaaaaaaaaaaaaaaaaaaaaaaaaaaaaaaaaaatatgaatgcagGTAAAGGATGATAAATTTAAAGTCCTGtatcgataatggtaatgataatcggcTTGAATGTTATATACAGTTACTGAAAAGGGTACTTGTATAAAGGAAGTCATAAACCATTATAATATTTTCCTATAGTTAGTATAAATAAATACTGTAACTGATAGTGACACGTAATGCACCACTCACATGCATTTTCTTTACAGAAACTGATACTGTTATATAGTAAGTGCTTCGCTTAAGATTCTTGTATTCGTTCTTCAAgtttgataaaataaatatgaataaatgataaatgggCAATAAAAAGTCCTCATATAACACGTATACTATTGTAATTATAgacaatacaaacataaaaacagtTAATGCTCAAACATAATAAGTCGGAGCTGGTAACCTATTTCATATACTCTTTATGGTCCACTATAAAGTGTGGAAGGCGCAGGAGGACTGTAACTTCCACTACCGAtaccacctccacttccgcctccaaaaccacctccacttccgcctccaaaaccacctccactcccgcctccaaaaccacctccacttccgcctcccaAACCACCTCCAAttccgcctccaaaaccacctccacttccgcctccaaaaccaccACTTCCGCCTCCAAAACCTCCACCGATACCACCGCCAATACCTCCTCCAATTCCACCACCGATACCACCGCCAATACCACCTCCGAATCCGCCTCCAATGCCACCTCCGATTCCGCCTCCATTGCCACCACCTCCCACAACTTGACCGCCACCTTGAGAGGCAGCACCAAGCGCAGTTTGCAGGTCTACTCCTCCAGGAAGAGTTGGGTTCTCTCCTTCTGCGTAGTTCACGAAGAACACTTCGGGATCCGAAGGTGGTGGCGCTGGCACCTCGATCACTTGCTGACCTTGTTCCGACTGCTTGTTAAGGACGAACAAGACATGTTGTTGCCTTGGAGGAGGAACAACGATGGGTTCTGGTCCTTGAGCACCATCAGGAATTCTGACGAAAACAATATTGCGTTCGAGTTTAGGTTTCGGAACGTTTGCTGGCCGACTGGAAGAAGCTTGATTTGGTGGCACATCATACAAGAACACACGACTGTTCACTTGAGGTGTGACGCAGCTGCCATCCACGTGTCGCACTTGTCCACCGCCACAACCGCCG from Penaeus chinensis breed Huanghai No. 1 chromosome 24, ASM1920278v2, whole genome shotgun sequence includes these protein-coding regions:
- the LOC125037935 gene encoding ATP-dependent RNA helicase A-like, translated to MSFSSKILALVAAASAAPQGYNLPTPSGPSFNAGGCGGGQVRHVDGSCVTPQVNSRVFLYDVPPNQASSSRPANVPKPKLERNIVFVRIPDGAQGPDPIVVPPPRQQHVLFVLNKQSEQGQQVIEVPAPPPSDPEVFFVNYAEGENPTLPGGVDLQTALGAASQGGGQVVGGGGSGGGIGGGIGGGFGGGTGGGFGGGIGGGFGGGIGGGIGVGIGGGFGGGSGTPTYV
- the LOC125037936 gene encoding aspartate, glycine, lysine and serine-rich protein-like is translated as MKLLILALVAAASAAPQGYNLPTPSGPSFNAGGCGGGQVRHVDGSCVTPQVNSRVFLYDVPPNQASSSRPANVPKPKLERNIVFVRLPDGAQGPEPIVVPPPRQQHVLFVLNKQSEQGQQVIEVPAPPPSDPEVFFVNYAEGENPTLPGGVDLQTALGAASQGGGQVVGGGGSGGGIGGGIGGGFGGGTGSGFGGGIGGGIGGGIGGGIGGGFGGGSGDEPKRSKSRNNMFCKETIMVRKPVAELKKDAFTGLKSHLISSVYQNKSEIFLITFFTYKASEIKE
- the LOC125037937 gene encoding ATP-dependent RNA helicase A-like; this translates as MKLLILALVAAASAAPQGYNLPTPSGPSFNAGGCGGGQVRHVDGSCVTPQVNSRVFLYDVPPNQASSSRPANVPKPKLERNIVFVRIPDGAQGPEPIVVPPPRQQHVLFVLNKQSEQGQQVIEVPAPPPSDPEVFFVNYAEGENPTLPGGVDLQTALGAASQGGGQVVGGGGNGGGIGGGIGGGFGGGIGGGIGGGIGGGIGGGIGGGFGGGSGGFGGGSGGGFGGGIGGGLGGGSGAIWV